In Stanieria sp. NIES-3757, the DNA window TATCAAGGGAGTTTGGGCATCAGATAGAACTTCGGCGGATGGTAAATATTTGATTCTTGGTATTGAAGGAAGTGAGTTTATAGTTACCGATGGCAAGGGTGTTTATAAGACTGGAGAGCAGATAATTACAAGTAAGGTGAGTACGGAAGTAGGGGAAGCTACCAAGACTGAGGTAAGGAGTATTAGTTTTAATGATGAAGAAGCCATTACCAAATTGACTCAATTACGTATCGCTTATCCCAGGGCTGAGATTTATTTGACTGGTGAATTAACTATTGATTTTCCTGAAGATGTCAAGATTCCCATCGAGCCTAATCAAATGATTACTGCTCAGGTGATGGGGAGTAGTTTGAAGTTAAATTATTGTGGATTGAAGAAAGCGATCGCGCTTTTGAAGGATCAGTTTGCAGTTGGGACTGTAGAGGTTAGGATAGTGAAGCCTCAGTCTTTGTTTTGATTCTGAATCTTTTAATATTTTTAAATACCAAAGTCCTCGATGATTGCTTCTAAACCCGCTTCTAAATCTTGCAGGGCTTGGTCTATAGTTTTATAGCTGCTCTCGCCTTCCCATACCATTCCCCCTTCATCCAAAGCTCTGATAAAGGATTCACTATATTCGTCCTCTCCTATTTCAATCCAGCCGTGGGTTAACCAACGAGTAATGTTAGGGTATGTTCCCTCGAAGTAACTGGTTACTTTCATCTGTGCATCCTAGAAACTGCATAATTATAAGCTAGACTTTCTTTCTGTCTCCGCGTGAGCCAAATCGCTGACAACCACTAACAAATCAATTAACACTAGTTACTGAATACCAATAACTAACAACCGTGATGGAGTGGCTCAGTAACCTAATTTCTTATGGACTAGCAGCAGCAGGAGTAGTATTCGTCTCTACTTCTTCATTTCCCGTCTCCAATAACCAACCCGATAATCTATCGGCATCGCCCGAACCTATCTCTCAACCTACTTCAACAGATACAGCTACTACCTCACCCCGAAGGCTTACCGTAACCGTCAAAGTAGCCGAACCCGCAGACCTCAAAATAGCTGAAGGTCAAGAAATTAAACAAGGGGACATCATCAGCGATCGCATCTCTGAAAAAACCCGACTCACCTCCCAACAAAAACAATTACAGCTATCACTCGACAGACTCAAAGCAGCTTCCATCACTCCACCAGCTTCTCCTGCACCAGTTCCCCCAGTTATGGCATTACCGCCTGTTTCCTATTTAGAACACGAAGCAGCAGTTGAGAAGACCAAAGCTCAGATCGCCTCTATCACTTCAGAACTCGACCTCAAGAAACAAGAAATAGATTACTTATCTCAAGTCCCCAATCTCGACCCGATTATCCTCGAACACGAACAAACCAAGCTAGCAGAACTCAAGCAGAAGCACACCGCAGCAGTCAGGGATTATCAATTGGCAATGGGTAAACTCCAAACTGCCAAGGATAACAGGAAATACCAAGAATACCAAGCATCCGTTACGGAAGCCCAACGCATAGAACAAATGAATCAGGCTAGGCTTAATTACCAACAACAACTAGCAGAATACGAACAAAGATTAGCAGACAGAGAATTTCAGGTATCTCAATTACAGGCAAAGTTAAATGATGTTAATAATGCGATCGCTTCCCTTTCAGTCGTCAAAGCTCCCTACAGTGGTACGGTACGCAGGATTAAATGGATCGGTCAAGCTCCTGATGGGTCTTTATCTGCTGAAATTACTCTTATGGTGTCCAACAGCAATGGCTCAAACCTTGCCTTGTCTGACGAGCAGTAATGATTGTGTCAATGAGTTAACCGAAAAAGCGATCGCGTCTTCTTCCAAACTCCAGAAACTCTCAGAACGCATAACCATTATCGACGAACGGTTAAAGGTAACTGGTGAACGAATCGATTACACCAAGAAGAAGCAGTGGACTAACTATATTTCAACCAATCCAGTAGAGATCGTTCAAAACATCTTCGGTGGTGGTGGAGTTCAAAGGGATAGAATAGCTGTTGCCGATCTGGAAATCAAAACAGCCGACTTGTTAGCAGCTAAGGCGGAGTTAGAGAGACAGCAGGAAGAGGAGAAGGTAGAGATTGGAGATAAAGTATTGCATCTATTACTTGATTATGAATCTGCTTCTCGCAGACATGAGTTACTATCATCTCAATTGGAGACTTTGAACCAACAACGGGAAGTTACCAGGATTGCCTATAAGTTTGGAGGAGGAAGTACGAATCAGATATTGGGCATGGAAGATAGGCGCGATAGGTTGAGCGAACAATTGGTTGAAGTTGAGATTGAGAGATCGGGAGCGGTGAGGGAATTATGGCAGTTGATTGGATTTTAGAAAAAAGCATTCTTTCACGAGTCATCTATCGAAATTGTGAGTACGCATTCAAGTTAAATGTCTTTTGTAGAATCAACTATTTTTTGTCGTAACCATTGATGTTGCGGATTATTGGTATTGCGCTGATGCCAAATTAGAGAAATGGTAAAACCTTCGATAGGAATTGGTGGTGGAAGCAATTTTAAGTTCATTGCTTTAGCACACTGTCGAGCCATACGGTTTGGAAGTAATGCTACACAGTTGGAACTCGCGAGTAAAAGGGGAACTGCCATAAAGTGAGGAGTAGACCAAATTACTTGTCTAAACTGTTGTTGAAGTTTTAAGATTTCATCCCCTTTTCCTTGAAAATCATCCCGCATTGAAACTAATATATGTGGTTTTCTCGTGTAATCTGCAACAGATAACTTAGTCAATGAATCATCTCCTTTGACCACGCAAACAAACTCTTCTCGATACAAACTTTCTTCAACGTGCCAGTTTTTGAGAGGTAATTCGGCATTAATAATCATATCGATGCGATTGTCATCTAAAGCATCCATGACAGTTTCCTTGTCTAGATTGCTAATCCGAATCCTAACATTTGGTGCTTGAGCATTTAGCTGTTGTAACAAATTAACCCCAATTGTTGCCTCAACATAATCACTAGCAGCAATTCTAAAAGTCTCGTTAGCCGTAGCGGGGTTGAAAGTCTCTTTTTCTAGTAAAGTTGACTGAATTTCTCTTAAAATTTGACGGAGGCGATCGCTTATTTGACGAGCATAAGGTGTAACCTCCATCTCTCTTGAGGTACGAATTAGAATGTCATCATCCAAAATAGTTCGCAGTCTTTTCAAAGAATAACTCATTGCCGATTGACTCAGATTAAGTCTTTCGGCAGCTTTAGTAACGCTGGCTTCGGAAATTAAAACATCAAGAGTAACTAGCAAGTTTAGATCGAGTTGGCGGAGATTAGTGTAGTCAATATTCACTGGTCAAGAATTTAATATCAATAATATTGATATATATTATCTATGACATTTGTTTGACTAATATTTTCGATTTGATTAATCTACAGATATGCTCTTTAAGTCAAAAATTGATTGACATCGAGCAAGTAGGAAAAGATTATGAGTCGATTTGTAGATAAAGTTGTTTTGATAACTGGTGGCGGTTCTGGGATCGGTCAAGCTACTGCCCTGAAGTTTGCTTCTGAAGGTGCATCAGTAGTGATTGGCAATCGCAACGAAAAAGCGGGTCGAGAAACAGTCGCTCTA includes these proteins:
- a CDS encoding hypothetical protein (conserved hypothetical protein); the encoded protein is MEWLSNLISYGLAAAGVVFVSTSSFPVSNNQPDNLSASPEPISQPTSTDTATTSPRRLTVTVKVAEPADLKIAEGQEIKQGDIISDRISEKTRLTSQQKQLQLSLDRLKAASITPPASPAPVPPVMALPPVSYLEHEAAVEKTKAQIASITSELDLKKQEIDYLSQVPNLDPIILEHEQTKLAELKQKHTAAVRDYQLAMGKLQTAKDNRKYQEYQASVTEAQRIEQMNQARLNYQQQLAEYEQRLADREFQVSQLQAKLNDVNNAIASLSVVKAPYSGTVRRIKWIGQAPDGSLSAEITLMVSNSNGSNLALSDEQ
- a CDS encoding transcriptional regulator, LysR family codes for the protein MNIDYTNLRQLDLNLLVTLDVLISEASVTKAAERLNLSQSAMSYSLKRLRTILDDDILIRTSREMEVTPYARQISDRLRQILREIQSTLLEKETFNPATANETFRIAASDYVEATIGVNLLQQLNAQAPNVRIRISNLDKETVMDALDDNRIDMIINAELPLKNWHVEESLYREEFVCVVKGDDSLTKLSVADYTRKPHILVSMRDDFQGKGDEILKLQQQFRQVIWSTPHFMAVPLLLASSNCVALLPNRMARQCAKAMNLKLLPPPIPIEGFTISLIWHQRNTNNPQHQWLRQKIVDSTKDI